A genomic segment from Barrientosiimonas humi encodes:
- a CDS encoding ABC transporter substrate-binding protein has translation MRRRARAATAAAAAALALTPALAGCADDEPRPPNQIVVWSLEAQTDRIAAQRAMLAGFTRSTGVSAELVAVDEAQLPQLIASAAQTGDLPDVVGGLPLGYVRQLDRFDVLDRPAATEVMNQLGRDTFAPRTVQMTSEGQESLAVPSDGWAQVLVYRKDLFRQAGLQPPTTYDNLVRAARTLTRDKQFGITLSTDPADVFTQQSFESLALGNDCQLVDRAGAVQITDPPCERTWSTYDQLARSFSPDGRQDVDTTRASYFSGQSAMVLWSTFILDELAGLRNDALPTCGPCQRDRTWLAKNSGVVTAVNGPDGTGAGGFGEVASWAVIKGQNTTGAKRLISYALGDGYTQWMGMAPEGKFPARLGPTPGSQAYVQAWRRLPSGVDTKRRLDAVYDPQTMNAISGVWTNLNRWAIPQGQGSILGPVSAELPISKAVAGMANGSMTPTGAAREARDAVDEIATSGS, from the coding sequence ATGCGCCGACGTGCTCGCGCCGCGACCGCTGCCGCCGCGGCAGCGCTGGCGCTGACCCCTGCGCTCGCGGGATGCGCCGACGACGAGCCGCGCCCGCCCAACCAGATCGTCGTCTGGAGCCTGGAGGCCCAGACCGACCGCATCGCCGCGCAGCGCGCGATGCTCGCGGGCTTCACCCGCAGCACCGGTGTCAGCGCCGAGCTGGTCGCCGTCGACGAGGCCCAGCTGCCGCAGCTCATCGCGAGCGCCGCGCAGACCGGTGACCTTCCGGACGTCGTCGGCGGCCTGCCGCTCGGCTACGTCCGCCAGCTCGACCGGTTCGACGTGCTCGACCGCCCGGCCGCGACCGAGGTGATGAACCAGCTCGGCCGCGACACCTTCGCCCCGCGCACCGTGCAGATGACCAGCGAGGGCCAGGAGTCGCTCGCGGTCCCCTCCGACGGGTGGGCGCAGGTGCTGGTCTATCGCAAGGACCTGTTCCGGCAGGCCGGGCTCCAGCCACCGACGACGTACGACAACCTCGTGCGCGCCGCGCGCACCCTCACCCGCGACAAGCAGTTCGGCATCACGCTCAGCACCGACCCGGCCGACGTGTTCACCCAGCAGTCGTTCGAGTCGCTCGCGCTCGGCAACGACTGCCAGCTGGTCGACCGCGCGGGCGCCGTGCAGATCACCGACCCGCCCTGCGAGCGGACCTGGTCGACGTACGACCAGCTCGCCCGCTCCTTCTCCCCCGACGGCCGGCAGGACGTCGACACCACCCGGGCCAGCTACTTCTCGGGCCAGTCGGCGATGGTCCTGTGGTCCACGTTCATCCTCGACGAGCTCGCCGGGCTGCGCAACGACGCGCTGCCCACCTGCGGACCGTGCCAGCGCGACCGGACGTGGCTGGCCAAGAACAGCGGCGTCGTCACCGCGGTCAACGGTCCCGACGGCACCGGCGCCGGCGGCTTCGGCGAGGTCGCGTCGTGGGCGGTGATCAAGGGCCAGAACACCACCGGCGCCAAGCGGCTCATCAGCTACGCCCTCGGTGACGGCTACACCCAGTGGATGGGCATGGCGCCGGAGGGCAAGTTCCCGGCCCGGCTCGGCCCGACCCCCGGGTCGCAGGCGTACGTCCAGGCATGGCGGCGTCTGCCCTCGGGCGTCGACACCAAGCGCCGCCTCGACGCGGTCTACGACCCGCAGACGATGAACGCCATCTCCGGGGTCTGGACCAACCTCAACCGGTGGGCCATCCCCCAGGGGCAGGGCTCGATCCTCGGCCCCGTCTCGGCCGAGCTGCCGATCTCCAAGGCGGTGGCCGGCATGGCGAACGGCTCCATGACCCCCACCGGCGCGGCGCGCGAGGCGCGCGACGCCGTCGACGAGATCGCCACGTCGGGCAGCTGA
- a CDS encoding CGNR zinc finger domain-containing protein, whose translation MNALSPGEDGGRAVAEPAGAPLRDAVRVALTAAGYDSSPTQQQAQSLLPHVRRARSVFGQLDGDDLAGAAELVNRMLRDTRARPELDLRPDGGYGLHFHGPDDSFERGWAAGIAAGLAMAIGGDLGSRLGVCAAPACDRVYVDLSKNAHRRFCSTRCQNRVKAAAHRARRR comes from the coding sequence GTGAACGCCCTGTCCCCCGGGGAGGACGGCGGACGAGCCGTGGCCGAGCCCGCGGGCGCGCCGCTGCGCGACGCCGTGCGCGTGGCGCTGACCGCGGCGGGCTACGACAGCTCGCCGACGCAGCAGCAGGCGCAGTCGCTGCTGCCGCACGTGCGCCGGGCCCGCTCGGTCTTCGGCCAGCTCGACGGCGACGACCTCGCGGGGGCCGCCGAGCTGGTGAACCGGATGCTGCGCGACACCCGCGCCCGCCCCGAGCTGGACCTGCGCCCCGACGGCGGCTACGGCCTGCACTTCCACGGCCCCGACGACAGCTTCGAGCGCGGCTGGGCCGCCGGCATCGCCGCGGGCCTGGCCATGGCGATCGGCGGCGACCTCGGCAGCCGCCTGGGGGTGTGCGCGGCGCCGGCCTGCGACCGGGTCTACGTCGACCTGTCCAAGAACGCCCACCGCCGGTTCTGCTCGACCCGCTGCCAGAACCGGGTCAAGGCCGCGGCCCACCGCGCGCGCCGACGTTGA
- a CDS encoding MFS transporter, producing the protein MSLDNERTTVTSRSRGGTTRMLLPLVVARVVNRLGGFSMGFLGARLSVDLGAPMSLVGPVLAIFGLCTIPSRVLGGVLAHRIGSRRTLVVGLLACALAQAVVALAGSVATVVLGAVLLGLAQEIIEPATQGFVAEQVPAERRASGFALLSAAMSVAGVLAGAVAGLVAPFGVAWLFGVDAITSPAAAAVVAVLLVDVRPPREPGRSWRRSLSPRLLAWTGVGAVYGTLVMVVVFFFPLAVVRAGHPTAYAGWLLAVVAGFAVLAQRAVAHLETRVRPALLLVAGYVVLAGGLALWATGTVTGLLVGATLEGASGSLLLGTQQAVAAGMARPGDEAAVMTTYGLSWGVAAVLAPLVGAPLLERGPQLLWGAAAALAGLLAAGHLAAHLAGRVRGGRSRVRAVAQ; encoded by the coding sequence ATGTCACTGGACAACGAGCGTACGACAGTCACGAGCCGGTCGCGCGGCGGCACCACGCGAATGCTGCTCCCGCTGGTGGTCGCCCGCGTGGTCAACCGGCTCGGCGGCTTCTCGATGGGCTTCCTCGGCGCCCGGCTGAGCGTCGACCTGGGCGCCCCGATGTCGCTCGTCGGGCCGGTGCTCGCGATCTTCGGGCTGTGCACGATCCCCTCACGCGTGCTCGGCGGGGTGCTGGCCCACCGCATCGGCTCACGGCGCACGCTGGTCGTCGGCCTGCTCGCCTGCGCGCTCGCCCAGGCGGTGGTGGCCCTCGCCGGCAGCGTGGCGACGGTGGTGCTGGGCGCGGTGCTGCTGGGGCTGGCCCAGGAGATCATCGAGCCGGCCACCCAGGGCTTCGTCGCCGAGCAGGTGCCGGCCGAGCGGCGCGCGTCGGGGTTCGCGCTGCTGTCGGCGGCGATGTCGGTCGCCGGGGTGCTGGCCGGCGCGGTCGCCGGGCTCGTCGCGCCGTTCGGCGTCGCCTGGCTGTTCGGCGTCGACGCGATCACGAGTCCCGCGGCGGCGGCCGTCGTGGCCGTGCTGCTCGTCGACGTCCGGCCCCCGCGCGAGCCGGGCCGCTCCTGGCGGCGCTCGCTGTCCCCGCGGCTGCTCGCCTGGACCGGGGTCGGCGCCGTCTACGGCACGCTCGTGATGGTCGTCGTCTTCTTCTTCCCGCTGGCCGTCGTGCGCGCGGGCCATCCGACGGCGTACGCCGGGTGGCTGCTCGCGGTCGTCGCCGGCTTCGCGGTGCTCGCCCAGCGGGCCGTGGCGCACCTGGAGACGCGCGTCCGACCAGCGCTGCTGCTCGTCGCCGGCTACGTCGTGCTCGCCGGCGGGCTCGCGCTGTGGGCGACGGGCACGGTGACCGGGCTGCTCGTCGGGGCGACCCTGGAGGGGGCGAGCGGGTCGCTGCTGCTCGGGACGCAGCAGGCGGTCGCGGCCGGGATGGCCCGGCCGGGCGACGAGGCGGCGGTGATGACGACGTACGGCCTGTCCTGGGGTGTCGCGGCGGTGCTGGCTCCGCTGGTCGGTGCCCCGCTGCTCGAGCGCGGGCCGCAGCTGCTGTGGGGCGCGGCGGCCGCGCTCGCCGGCCTGCTGGCCGCCGGGCACCTGGCCGCCCACCTCGCCGGGAGGGTGCGAGGTGGGCGGAGCCGGGTGCGGGCGGTGGCTCAGTGA